The following is a genomic window from Variovorax paradoxus.
CGCGCTTCCAAGAGGCATCCCCGACCTACAACCCGGACGGAACGAAGTCGGTGCGCTCGCGCCTGGATCAATACGGCGGGGGGAATATGCAACAAACGCCCTCGAACTACACGGTGCGCGGCGGCAGCGAGGCCCCCTACAACATGTCCGGGCGTACTGGCGAACAGATCGCCGTAATGCAGGATGAGCTGAAACGCACTGACCTTTCCGAAGGCGACCGCGCCGGCATTCAGCGGGAGATTCAGCGCCTCGGCGGGGCGACACCGTCCGGCGCCAACATCGTGGAGCTTTCCCCGGCCCATCAAGCCACGAATGCGGCCAAGAAGACGTTGCAGGATCAGATCGCAAAGGGCGCCGCGGATACCGTCACCAGCAGCCAAGCCGGTGCACAGAGCGCACTAGGCACGCTCCAGAACGTGGAGCTGATGCGCAAGGGCCTGGGCAGCGCGATCATGGGACCTGGCGCGAATGCCCGCATCTCGCTGGCTCGCGTTGGACAGGTGCTCGGCGTGAGCGGGCGCGATGCGGCGGAACAGCTTGCGAACACCCGAACCCTGATGCAGGGGCTTTCGCGACAAGAGCTGTCGGCGGCCGGCCAAATGAAAGGGCAGGGTCAAATCACTGAGAGCGAGCGGGCGATTCTGCGCAAGGCCGAAGCCGGCGACATCTCGGAGCTATCCGGGGTCGAATTGCAAACGCTGATCGGCATTCTTGATCGCTCCGCGCGTCATCGCCTGGACTCGCACGATTCCCTGATGGCTCGCGTGAATGCTGGCGAGGACCCGGGACAGCTCATGACGGTGAAGCGGCCGGTTGACACTGAACAGCCAAAGGCACCAAAGCTGCTGCCAAGCCTCCCGACTGCCAACGCCTCGAACAAGGGCCAGCGCATCCGCGATACCACCACCGGCAAGATCCTGATGTCGAACGGTGTCCAATGGAAGGAGCAACCGTAATGGCCTACGAAGTCCTCGAAGACGAGCCGGGCGGCCGTTACGAAGTCCTGCCTGCCGAATCGCGCGGCACGGGCTCGGCTGTGATGGATGCGGCCAATGCAGTAGGGACTGGTTTCTGGCGTGGCGCAACGCGGCTGGCCGGACTCCCCGCTGACACCATGGCCAACGTGTTGGATCTGGGCCGGGCGGTCGTCGGCGTACCGGTCACCGCGGCAACCGGGAAAACGCCGGATTGGCTCATCCCCCCGGATCGTCGCACGGTGGTGGGCACGGGCGACTACTTGATCGACAAGGCACGCAACGCGAAGGCCGGCCGCGTCATGCTTGACCCCGCAAACCCGGACTACGAAGGCGGCTACACCCAAGCGGCCGGGGGCGCGCTCACTGGCGTGATTGCCCCCGTGTCGTGGACTCAAGCCGCGAACCAAGCGGGTCTGTCACTCATGGGCGTACTCGGCGGAAAAGCGGCCTACGATGCCACGGGCAACCCGGCGCTCGCCATCACGGCTGGCCTGGCGCCCACAGCGCTGCAGCAAGTCGCGACAGGTGCCGTGCAGCGGGCCGTTCGTGGTGGCGAACAAGGCCGCCGCGACATGGTGCAGCGGGTGCAGGATCTGAAGAATGCGGGCGTCGAAAGTCCCACGCTGGGGCTGGCGAGCGGCAACAAGCTGATTGGCGGCATTGAAAACCTTCTGCAGAACACCCCCGGCGCAATTGGCATCATGGGCCGCGCCCGCGATGGCGCAGTGCAGGGGCTTCAAGAAAAGAGCCAGCAGGCGGCCGAGCTGGCATCGCGAAACCGCGGCGCCTTGGAATCTGGCGTAGCGATTCAGCGCGGTGTTCGCGGCTTCGCTGACGACTTCAAGGCTCGGCAGGAGGCTCTATACAACCGGCTCGACCGGACCATTCCGCCCCAATCGCCGGTGGATGTGTCGCGCACCAAGGCAACTCTTACCGAACTGAACGCAGACATTCCGAATGCGCCGGCGCTCTCGAAGCAGTTCCGCAATGCCCGAATCCAAGGCATTGAGGACGCCATCGACAGCGACATTGCCGGCGCTCGCGGCAGCGGTGTGATGGGCGCCGGAGCGACGAACAGCTTGCCGTTCGAAGCCGTGAAGAAGACTCGCACTCTCGTGGGCGGCGAGATCGCAGACAACACCATCATGAGCGATGTGCCGCGCAGCAAGTGGAACCCCTTGTACGGCGCGCTGACCGCGGATATGAAGGCCGTAGCAAACGCCGCTGGCCCTGATGCAACGCGCGCGTTCAATCGTGCGAACGATCACACGCGAGCCGGTGTTAAGCGGCTGGAACTGATCGCTCCGTTTTCAGAGGGGCGCACGCAATCGCCAGAGCAGGCCTTCACAGCGTTGACTCGGACGACAAAAGAGAACACCTCCACGCTGCAAGCGATCAAGAAATCGCTACCGGAAGAAGCTCGGGGCACAGTCGCCGGGACGGTCATCGAACGATTGGGCAAGGCTCGCAATGGTGTGCAGAACGACACAGGGACCGCCTGGAGTCCGGAGACATTCCTGACGAACTGGAATGCGATGTCACCGAGCGCGCGCGCTGAACTGTTCTCGGGTTTCAAGAACTCCGGTCAGGCGCGTGATGCGGTTGAGAGTGTCGCGCGGGCCACTAGCATGATGCGCGAGAACTCGAAGATGTGGGCGAACCCCTCGGGGACTGCCGCAAACGCGGCGGCGCGGGGCATCCTTGCCTCTGTACCTGCTGCTGGTGCTGCTGCAATGGGCGGCCTGATCAATCCATGGGTGCCTGCGGGCGCGGCGCTGGGGCTCGGTATCACCAACGGCACGGCGCGCTGGCTTACGTCGCCTGGTGCGGTGGAGTGGGCTGCCTCACGCGGACGATTGCCGCCTTCGATGGCGGCTTCTCAGGGCGCCGCACTGACTGGCGGGGGTTTGATGGGCCTTCTATCAGACCCCGGCCAGTAGACCGTAGACAAACATCAAGACGGCGGCGACACCGCCGACCCCCAACGCGACGAGCCACATCGCCGAGAAGCCGTTGCGGCTGAACTGATCCGGTCGTTCTTCCATCTGGGTCCTTTCCAGTTGAGCTTCGATTGTAGGCAGCACCCCTTTTCACCACCAGCAAACCCGCTTCGGCGGGTTTTCTCGTTCTTGGAGCATCCCCATGGCAGTCACAACCACTCTCGCCGCCTGCAACACGAATCCTGCATTGAACGGGCCAGACGGTTCGGACTTGCCAGCTACCCTTGACGACGCGATCCGCTATGCCTTGAGCTTCATCGCTCAACTTCGCGATGGCGCCGGCATGCCGGTGGGCGCCATCGTTCCGTTTTCTGGCGCCACAGCTGGGCTCGGCTACGTCATCGGCAACGGTTCGCTGCTCTCGCGCACCACCTACGCGGCTCTGTTCGCCTACGCCAGCGCCGCGGGATTGGTAAGCGAAGCCGCATGGACCGCAGGCAGCTTTGGCTCCTACTCGGTGGGCGATGGTTCCACCACATTCCGCGTGCCGGATTTCCGCGGCATGTTTCTAAGGGGCCTTGATCAGTCGCGCGGCGTTGACCCGGGACGCGTTTTGGGCAGCTATCAACTCGCATCAAACGCACCTCACGTGCACGGCGTTGCGGACCCAACGCACGTGCATCCCGACCCGGGCCATGCGCACCAGGGTTCGACGCTCGCGGCCGGGGACCACGCACACGGATACACCGGATCCACTCCATCGGGCGCTGGCGCTTTCTCGGGTGGCACCACCGTATACGCGCAGATCGGTGCCGCGACCGGCGTCGCCGGTTCGCATGCGCACACGATTCAAACGGACGTGCGCGGCACTGGGCTGCTCGCCACCGCCACCAACATTTCGATCCAGTCGCAGGGCATCGAGGGGCGTCCCAGCAATCTGGCCTACCCCTTCTGTATCAAGTACTGAGGCCCACCATGTACGTCTTCAACTATCACTCAGAAACAGGCGCATACCTCGGCGGCTCGCCAGCCGAATACGACCAGCTCGAACCCGGCCGCGTGCTGGTGCCAGCATGGTCCACTTCGAAGCCGCCGCCGCGCGGCTATGACAGCGCGAAGCAATGGCCGCACTTCCTGCCCGCTGCCAACAAGTGGGAACTGCGAATGCTCCCCGAGCCGCCCGAAGAACCCGAACCGCCCGCACCAGTGGAGGCGATCAAAGGCGACCCCATTGAAGCGATGAAAGCCACGCTGCAGGCCCATCTCGACGCCGCGCAGCGCATGGCCGACCAGATTGCAAAGGCCGCGGGCCTGGAGGTGAACGAATGAAGCAGGAGTTGAAAGACATCGCGGTTGAGCTGGCGGTCCGCACCGCGCCTGCTGGCGGAATCGCTTGGTACTCGCAGATTAGCTGGACCGGCTTTCTGACTGGCGTGCTGGTAGTGCTTCAAATCATGTATCTCGTGCGCAAGTGGTGGCGCGAAGAGACGGAGTGGGGCCAGCGGCTGAAGCGCTGGGCGAATGGTGATTTCACCAAGCCAGGAGGCTTGACGTGAATCCCGTTCTACGCAACCGATTAATCGCTGCTGGGTCAGCTGGCACCCTCGCAATCGCCGCTGTGCTGCAGGCCTGGTACGAGGGTGAAGGCCCGACCGTGAAGCAGCCAAGCGGTGCGGTGATCTCCCTGCCGTACCAAGACACGGGCGGGATCTGGACCGTGTGCAGGGGCGTGACGGGCGCCGAGGTCATCCCGACGAAGCGCTACACCGAAGCGGAGTGCCGCGCGCTGGAGGCTAAGCACCTCGCTGTGGCGGAGCGTGCTGCACGTAGCTACGTCCGCAACTTCGACCGGCTCAACAAGTGGCAGCAGGCCGCGCTGATTGACTGGTTCTACAACCTCGGCGCCAACCGCAACACCATCAATTCAACCTTGGTTGCGAAGTTCAACAGGGGCGACATCGAGGGTGGATGCGATGAGCTTTCGCGCTGGGTCAAAGGCCGAGTCAAGGGCGAACTCGTGACGCTGAACGGCCTGGTTGATCGCCGCGGCACTGGCGAAGAGCTGTGTCTGCATTGGGGCTCGAAGTGAGGTGCATCGCATGTGGCAAGGAGGGGCACCGCTCCGCCGATTGCCCGCATGAAATCTGGAGGCTTCGGCTATGTCTCTCTCCGCAAAACTCGTTGCCCTCGGCTTGATCGTCCTCGCCTTGGTGGCGGGGTTCTGGAAGCTCTGGCACACGGCCGACCGTGGCGGCTATGAGCGCTCGCAAGCCGAGTACCAAGCCCGCGCAGAGCTGCAGCGTGAGACGAACCGGGGCCGCGCTCGCGTGGCCGAGGAAAAACACGCGGCGCAGACGGTCCACCGGGACCGCTTCATCACCAAAACCGTCAAGGAGATACGCGATGTTCCATCGGATGGCACTGGCTGCCTTGTTGCCCCTCGCGTTGTGCGCCTGCTCAACGATGCCGCAGCGTGCGCCCGCGAAGATCGACCAGGCACCTGTGGCGTTCACGAGCCCGTGTCCAACGCCCGATGACCTGATAGAGCCTGCTCCACAGAAAGAGCTGGAGGCGTGGGCCGCGCTTTGGATCGGCGCCTACGGGTGCGAGAGATCGAAGCGCATGGGGCTGATCGACTCCTGGCCCCGTTAGTGGCTCGAAGCTGTCCGCTGTTCCTTACGCCACTCCCACGGCGTCGTCGCACGCTCGTCGCCCCATAGGCCTAAGCCCTTGCCGTGCGCCTGGGTCTGGGCAAGCTCGTACTGCTCACGCTCCTGGAGCGTCTGCTCACGCGAGTAGGCTTGATACCACCAAGCCATGCCAAGCGAGACCTCGGTGCGATCGGCGGCCACCATCATGCCAGGTGTGCCCTCGGCGACCTCGACCGGCACGCCCATCTGGATGCTGCATCGATGTTCGGTCCGTCGAAGCGGCAACGTGAGCCCGCGAAGATCGATCCTGTAGCGTTCACGAGCTCGTGCCCGGCGACCGATGACCTGGCGGAGCCAGCGCAGCATAAGGATTTGGAGGCTCAACAGCGGGAGATATTCGCATCGCCGACCCCTTCGTAGCGTGCCCCAGCCGTGCTACTTCTTCCGCCAGGTGATGAACTTCCCTTCCGGACCGAACTGGGCGGTACACGTGAGGCGCGGATCGTCGATCACGAAATAGGGCGCCTGCTCGAAGTTAAATCGCGGCTTGGGCTGCACGAAATAGTCAACTCTGTAGTGATCCACCGGCTCCTCGTCCCGGACACGGTTCCATCCGATAACTTCTTGGATCAGCTCGGTGTCCGCGGGGTCGAAGCAGATGCTCGACCGAAAGTTGGCGACTCGCCGCCAGCGAATCGAGTTCCCGAAGTAGACACGGTCGGATTCATGCCATTCCAGGCGCTCGCCATCCAAGCCGTTGAATGGCAGCAGCGTTTCGGATCCATCGGGCGCAACTGCGCGAATGAGAAACCAGTGCTCATTCATCATCAGATCTTGCTGATTGAAGACGTTGATCTGCGCGATGCTGAAAACGTGCGACATCTGCGACAGAAACACTGGCGGCGGCGCGGACCCGAACAGAGGAAGGGTCGCGAA
Proteins encoded in this region:
- a CDS encoding phage tail protein: MAVTTTLAACNTNPALNGPDGSDLPATLDDAIRYALSFIAQLRDGAGMPVGAIVPFSGATAGLGYVIGNGSLLSRTTYAALFAYASAAGLVSEAAWTAGSFGSYSVGDGSTTFRVPDFRGMFLRGLDQSRGVDPGRVLGSYQLASNAPHVHGVADPTHVHPDPGHAHQGSTLAAGDHAHGYTGSTPSGAGAFSGGTTVYAQIGAATGVAGSHAHTIQTDVRGTGLLATATNISIQSQGIEGRPSNLAYPFCIKY
- a CDS encoding lysozyme; translation: MNPVLRNRLIAAGSAGTLAIAAVLQAWYEGEGPTVKQPSGAVISLPYQDTGGIWTVCRGVTGAEVIPTKRYTEAECRALEAKHLAVAERAARSYVRNFDRLNKWQQAALIDWFYNLGANRNTINSTLVAKFNRGDIEGGCDELSRWVKGRVKGELVTLNGLVDRRGTGEELCLHWGSK
- a CDS encoding thermonuclease family protein, coding for MLRWLRQVIGRRARARERYRIDLRGLTLPLRRTEHRCSIQMGVPVEVAEGTPGMMVAADRTEVSLGMAWWYQAYSREQTLQEREQYELAQTQAHGKGLGLWGDERATTPWEWRKEQRTASSH